The Acinetobacter sp. GSS19 genome includes a region encoding these proteins:
- the benE gene encoding benzoate/H(+) symporter BenE, producing the protein MSNLIQTLKEDWSISATVAGFLAVLISYSGPLIIFFQAAQKANVSPEMMMSWIWGISIGAALTGIYLSIRFKTPVITAWSAPGTALLVTLFPSISLNEAVGAYLIAAVAIFLIGISGYFDKLLKWIPQGLAAGMMAGILFQFGLGLFKATSSMPYVVFGMLACYLLAKRFSPRYTMVWVLLAGVSLALLLGRMNPVDINFSLALPQFITPEWSWNATFNLAIPLILVSLTGQFLPGMAILRLSDYETPAKPIIAASSIASLAVACVGGITIVLASITAALCTGKDAHELKEKRYIAGIANGIFYILGGLFAGSIVMLFSLLPKELVAALAGLALLGAIATNVTVAMKEETQRDAALITFLATVSGISFLGLSSVFWGICIGFIAHLILSKNTPLTNTTPPTSSRA; encoded by the coding sequence ATGTCTAATCTGATCCAAACATTAAAAGAGGACTGGTCGATTTCAGCCACCGTTGCAGGATTCTTAGCGGTACTGATTTCCTACTCTGGTCCCCTGATTATTTTCTTTCAGGCCGCACAAAAAGCCAATGTTAGCCCCGAGATGATGATGTCCTGGATCTGGGGCATTTCTATTGGTGCAGCGCTTACCGGGATCTACCTGTCAATCCGGTTTAAAACCCCTGTGATTACAGCTTGGTCAGCACCCGGAACTGCCCTGCTGGTGACCCTGTTTCCAAGTATCAGTTTAAATGAAGCCGTTGGCGCTTACCTGATTGCTGCCGTCGCGATTTTTCTGATCGGGATTAGTGGCTATTTCGACAAATTGTTGAAATGGATTCCACAGGGACTGGCAGCAGGCATGATGGCGGGAATTTTGTTCCAGTTTGGCCTGGGTTTATTCAAAGCGACCAGCTCTATGCCTTATGTGGTATTTGGCATGTTGGCGTGTTATCTGCTCGCAAAACGCTTTTCCCCACGCTACACCATGGTATGGGTATTACTGGCCGGTGTGAGCTTGGCTTTATTGCTCGGTCGGATGAATCCAGTCGACATCAATTTTTCGCTCGCCCTCCCCCAGTTCATCACGCCAGAGTGGTCATGGAATGCAACCTTTAACCTTGCTATTCCGCTGATTCTGGTCAGTCTGACAGGACAGTTTTTGCCGGGTATGGCGATCTTGCGACTCAGTGATTATGAGACGCCAGCCAAGCCAATTATCGCAGCCTCAAGCATTGCTTCGCTTGCAGTAGCCTGCGTGGGTGGTATTACCATCGTGTTGGCCTCGATTACCGCAGCACTCTGTACCGGTAAAGATGCACATGAACTGAAAGAAAAACGATATATCGCTGGTATTGCCAACGGTATTTTTTACATTTTAGGCGGGTTGTTCGCAGGCAGTATTGTCATGCTATTCAGCCTGCTTCCGAAAGAGCTGGTCGCTGCCCTGGCGGGTCTTGCCCTTCTCGGTGCAATAGCCACCAACGTTACAGTGGCGATGAAAGAAGAAACCCAGAGAGATGCTGCTTTAATCACATTCCTTGCCACCGTGTCGGGAATAAGTTTTTTAGGTTTAAGTTCCGTATTTTGGGGGATTTGCATCGGCTTTATTGCCCATCTGATCCTCTCCAAAAATACACCGTTGACCAATACAACGCCTCCAACATCTTCACGCGCTTAA
- a CDS encoding 1,6-dihydroxycyclohexa-2,4-diene-1-carboxylate dehydrogenase, with the protein MSQQRFSNKVVIVTGAAQGIGRGVALRVAREGGKVIMADFSEYVEDVLKEIVEAGGEAITVRADLEHFEGAEKVVNAALEKYGRVDVLINNVGGAIWMKPFQEFQPEEVEKEVRRSLFPTMWCCRAVLPTMIAQQAGAIVNVSSIATRGINRIPYSAAKGGVNGLTASLAFEHAKDGIRVNAVATGGTEAPPRKVPRNSAPMSEQDKAWMQEVVDQTIDRTFFKRYGTIDEQVNAITFLASDEASYITGSVVPVGGGDLG; encoded by the coding sequence ATGAGTCAACAACGTTTCAGCAATAAAGTAGTGATTGTTACAGGTGCCGCACAAGGCATCGGTCGCGGTGTCGCGCTACGTGTTGCCCGTGAAGGCGGCAAAGTAATCATGGCCGATTTCTCTGAGTATGTTGAAGATGTACTGAAGGAAATCGTTGAGGCCGGCGGTGAGGCAATCACTGTACGCGCCGACCTTGAACACTTTGAAGGTGCTGAAAAAGTTGTCAATGCGGCTTTAGAAAAATATGGCCGTGTTGATGTACTCATCAACAACGTGGGCGGTGCGATCTGGATGAAACCTTTTCAGGAATTCCAACCTGAAGAAGTGGAAAAAGAAGTTCGCCGCTCATTGTTCCCGACCATGTGGTGCTGCCGTGCTGTGTTGCCAACCATGATTGCCCAACAAGCCGGTGCCATCGTGAACGTTTCATCGATTGCAACCCGTGGGATTAACCGTATCCCTTACTCTGCTGCAAAAGGTGGTGTAAACGGTTTAACTGCCTCACTGGCTTTTGAACATGCCAAAGACGGTATTCGTGTCAATGCTGTTGCAACAGGCGGTACCGAAGCTCCACCACGTAAAGTGCCACGTAACAGTGCACCAATGTCTGAACAAGACAAAGCGTGGATGCAAGAAGTCGTGGATCAAACCATTGACCGTACCTTCTTCAAACGCTATGGCACGATTGATGAACAAGTGAATGCCATTACCTTCCTGGCCTCTGATGAAGCCTCTTACATCACAGGTAGTGTTGTACCTGTAGGTGGTGGTGACTTAGGTTAA
- the benC gene encoding benzoate 1,2-dioxygenase electron transfer component BenC, which translates to MSNHNVALQFEDGVTRFITVVNGETLSDAAYRQKINIPLDCRDGACGTCRAFCESGTYDMPEDSYIEDALTPEEAAEGYVLACQCHPTSDAVFQIQATSDVCKTEIHTYQGTLTSVENLSESTITFEIELDAAEPEINFLAGQYVNVGIPGTEETRSYSFSSKPGDRKTGFVVRNVPNGKMSSFLSQTAKVGDKMTFTGPFGSFYLRSVTRPVLMLAGGTGIAPFLSMLSVLEEKGSEQPVRLVFGVTNDFDLVALDRLNELQAKLPWFEYRTVVANPESAHERKGYVTGHIDTEWLNGGDVDVYLCGPVPMVEAVRGWLDAEGVKPANFLFEKFSAN; encoded by the coding sequence ATGTCAAACCATAATGTTGCACTTCAATTTGAAGATGGCGTAACGCGTTTTATCACTGTTGTTAATGGCGAAACCCTTTCGGACGCAGCATACCGCCAAAAGATCAATATTCCGCTAGATTGCCGTGATGGTGCATGTGGTACGTGTCGTGCATTTTGTGAATCAGGCACTTATGATATGCCTGAAGATAGCTATATCGAAGATGCTTTAACTCCTGAAGAAGCGGCTGAAGGCTATGTATTGGCATGCCAATGCCACCCGACTTCTGATGCAGTATTCCAGATTCAAGCAACCTCTGATGTTTGCAAAACTGAAATTCATACTTATCAAGGTACCCTCACTTCTGTTGAGAACCTTTCTGAATCAACGATTACTTTTGAAATCGAACTTGACGCTGCTGAGCCAGAAATCAATTTCTTGGCAGGCCAATATGTCAATGTAGGTATTCCGGGTACTGAAGAAACCCGTTCTTACTCATTCAGCTCTAAACCAGGCGACCGCAAAACTGGTTTCGTAGTACGTAACGTGCCAAATGGCAAAATGAGTAGTTTCCTCAGCCAAACTGCTAAAGTTGGTGACAAAATGACCTTTACTGGTCCATTTGGTAGCTTCTATTTACGTAGCGTTACTCGTCCAGTATTAATGCTTGCTGGTGGTACTGGTATTGCACCGTTCTTGTCTATGTTGTCTGTTCTTGAAGAAAAAGGTTCTGAACAACCTGTACGTCTTGTATTTGGTGTGACCAACGACTTTGACCTGGTTGCATTGGATCGCCTCAATGAACTTCAAGCAAAATTACCATGGTTCGAATACCGTACTGTTGTAGCTAACCCAGAATCTGCGCATGAGCGTAAAGGTTATGTTACTGGTCATATTGACACTGAATGGTTAAACGGTGGTGATGTTGATGTTTACCTCTGTGGCCCAGTACCAATGGTTGAAGCGGTACGTGGCTGGTTAGATGCAGAAGGCGTGAAGCCAGCAAACTTCCTGTTTGAGAAATTCTCTGCAAACTAA
- the benB gene encoding benzoate 1,2-dioxygenase small subunit: MSAITLENIAQFLYREARFLDDEQWDNWLECYAPNAQFWMPAWDDNDTLTEDPQSEISLIFYPDRQGLEDRVFRIKTERSSATMPDTRTSHNINNIEIVEQNGDQVTVRFNWNTLSFRYKKNYSYFGMSRYVIDFSGEQPKIVSKYVVLKNDYINQVIDIYHI; encoded by the coding sequence ATGAGCGCGATTACTTTAGAAAACATTGCTCAATTCCTTTATCGTGAAGCACGTTTCCTTGATGACGAGCAATGGGATAACTGGTTAGAGTGCTACGCTCCGAATGCACAATTCTGGATGCCAGCTTGGGATGACAACGATACGTTGACCGAAGATCCTCAGTCTGAAATTTCTTTGATTTTCTATCCAGATCGTCAAGGTTTAGAAGACCGTGTGTTCCGTATCAAAACTGAACGCTCTTCTGCAACTATGCCGGACACCCGTACTAGCCACAACATCAACAACATTGAGATTGTGGAACAGAACGGTGACCAAGTGACTGTACGTTTTAACTGGAATACTTTGAGCTTCCGTTACAAGAAAAACTACAGCTACTTCGGTATGTCTCGTTATGTGATCGATTTCTCTGGTGAACAGCCAAAAATCGTAAGCAAGTATGTCGTATTGAAAAACGACTATATCAACCAAGTGATTGATATCTACCACATCTAA
- the benA gene encoding benzoate 1,2-dioxygenase large subunit, which translates to MPRIPVINTSHLDRIDELLVENYETGEFKLHRSVFTDQDIFDLEMKYIFEGNWVYLAHESQIPNINDYYTTNIGRQPIIIARNRNGELNAMINACSHRGAELCRYKRGNKATYTCPFHGWTFNNSGKLLKVKDPTDAGYSDCFNKEGSHDLKKVARFENYKGFLFGSLNPDVPSLEEYLGEATKIIDMIVGQSEDGLEVLRGASTYTYEGNWKLTAENGADGYHVSAVHWNYAATTQQRKEKQGGDNIRAMSAGSWGKQGGGSYGFENGHMLLWTQWANPEDRPNFPKKDEYTEKYGAAMAKWMIERSRNLCIYPNVYFMDQFGSQIRVLRPLSVDKTEVTIYCIAPKGEAPEARARRIRQYEDFFNASGMATPDDLEEFRACQAGYQGIALEWNDMSRGSKHWIQGPDDAANEIGLKPKLSGVKTEDEGLYLAQHEYWLKLMKKAIATEKEIAAEGEQA; encoded by the coding sequence ATGCCACGTATTCCTGTAATCAATACTAGCCATCTAGATCGCATTGATGAATTACTTGTTGAAAACTACGAAACAGGTGAATTCAAACTTCATCGTTCTGTCTTCACGGACCAGGACATTTTTGACCTTGAAATGAAATATATCTTCGAGGGCAACTGGGTATACTTGGCACATGAAAGCCAAATTCCAAATATCAACGATTACTACACGACTAACATCGGTCGTCAGCCAATCATCATTGCACGTAACCGTAACGGTGAACTAAATGCAATGATCAATGCGTGTTCACACCGTGGTGCAGAGCTTTGCCGTTACAAACGTGGTAACAAAGCAACTTATACCTGCCCATTCCACGGCTGGACATTCAACAACTCTGGTAAGTTGTTAAAAGTTAAAGATCCTACTGATGCGGGTTATTCTGACTGCTTCAACAAAGAAGGTTCACACGACCTGAAGAAAGTTGCACGTTTTGAAAACTACAAAGGTTTCTTGTTTGGTAGCTTGAACCCAGACGTTCCTTCTCTTGAAGAATATCTTGGTGAAGCAACTAAAATCATCGACATGATCGTTGGTCAGTCTGAAGATGGTCTTGAAGTTCTTCGTGGTGCTTCTACCTATACTTATGAAGGTAACTGGAAACTGACTGCTGAAAACGGTGCCGATGGTTACCACGTTTCTGCTGTTCACTGGAACTATGCTGCGACAACTCAGCAACGTAAAGAAAAACAAGGCGGCGACAACATCCGTGCGATGAGCGCTGGTTCTTGGGGTAAACAAGGCGGTGGTTCTTACGGTTTCGAAAATGGCCACATGCTGCTTTGGACTCAATGGGCTAACCCGGAAGACCGTCCAAACTTCCCGAAAAAAGACGAATACACCGAGAAATACGGTGCAGCTATGGCGAAATGGATGATCGAGCGTTCTCGTAACCTTTGTATCTATCCAAACGTTTACTTTATGGATCAGTTCGGTTCACAAATCCGTGTTCTTCGTCCATTGTCTGTCGATAAGACTGAAGTAACGATCTACTGTATCGCGCCTAAAGGTGAAGCACCTGAAGCACGTGCACGCCGTATCCGTCAGTACGAAGACTTCTTCAACGCTTCTGGTATGGCTACTCCGGATGACTTGGAAGAGTTCCGTGCATGTCAAGCAGGCTACCAAGGTATCGCGCTTGAGTGGAACGACATGAGCCGTGGTTCTAAACACTGGATCCAAGGCCCAGATGATGCTGCAAATGAAATCGGTTTGAAACCAAAACTTTCTGGTGTCAAGACTGAAGACGAAGGTTTATACCTGGCTCAACACGAGTACTGGTTGAAACTTATGAAGAAAGCGATTGCGACTGAAAAAGAGATTGCTGCTGAAGGAGAACAAGCATGA
- the catA gene encoding catechol 1,2-dioxygenase gives MDRQAIENLVKACNVDTSEGPVDARLQQVVVRLVTDFYQAIEDLDLTQSEVWKGVEAIIDMAKADEFALLGSAIGLEHYLDLRADEADAKAGLTGGTPRTIEGPLYVAGAPESVGFARMDDGSEEGKIATLIIEGKVTDTDGEVLSGAKVEMWHANSHGNYSFFDKSQSHFNLRRTIFTDENGNYTAQTTMPVGYGLNPEGPLQQMLNKLSRHGQRPAHVHYFISAPGHRKLTTQFNIEGDKYLWDDFAFGTREGLVATAVDVTDEAEIARRGLKGSFKHIQFDIVLQKDKEGAPSTEVERRRASA, from the coding sequence ATGGATCGTCAAGCGATTGAAAATTTAGTTAAAGCATGTAACGTAGACACTTCTGAAGGTCCAGTTGACGCACGCCTACAACAAGTTGTTGTTCGCCTAGTGACTGACTTCTACCAAGCAATCGAAGATCTTGATCTTACTCAATCTGAAGTTTGGAAAGGTGTTGAAGCGATCATCGACATGGCGAAAGCTGATGAATTTGCTCTTTTAGGTTCTGCTATCGGCCTAGAACACTACCTTGACCTTCGTGCTGATGAAGCTGATGCTAAAGCAGGCTTAACAGGTGGTACTCCACGTACAATCGAAGGTCCATTATATGTCGCTGGTGCGCCTGAATCTGTAGGTTTCGCTCGTATGGACGACGGTTCTGAAGAAGGCAAAATTGCAACGCTTATCATCGAAGGTAAAGTGACTGATACTGATGGTGAAGTGCTTTCTGGTGCTAAAGTTGAAATGTGGCATGCCAACAGCCACGGTAACTACTCGTTCTTCGATAAGTCTCAATCACACTTCAACCTGCGTCGTACCATTTTCACTGATGAAAACGGTAACTACACAGCACAAACCACTATGCCTGTAGGTTACGGTTTGAACCCAGAAGGTCCGTTACAACAAATGTTGAACAAACTTTCTCGTCACGGTCAACGTCCTGCGCACGTGCACTACTTCATCTCTGCGCCTGGTCACCGTAAATTAACCACTCAGTTCAACATCGAAGGCGACAAATACCTTTGGGACGACTTTGCATTCGGTACGCGTGAAGGTCTAGTTGCAACTGCTGTTGACGTAACTGACGAAGCTGAAATCGCACGCCGCGGTTTGAAAGGTTCTTTCAAACACATCCAGTTCGACATCGTTCTTCAGAAAGACAAAGAAGGTGCGCCTTCTACTGAAGTTGAACGTCGTCGCGCAAGCGCTTAA
- the catC gene encoding muconolactone Delta-isomerase — MLFQVRMDVNIPLDMPAEKAAEIKAVEKAYSQDLQRQGKWRHIWRITGQYSNISIFDVESNEELHNILQGLPLYPYMDIEVMALNRHPSSIREDDT, encoded by the coding sequence ATGCTGTTTCAAGTACGCATGGATGTAAACATTCCATTAGATATGCCGGCTGAGAAAGCGGCTGAGATTAAAGCTGTTGAGAAAGCTTACTCACAAGACTTACAACGTCAGGGTAAATGGCGTCACATCTGGCGTATTACTGGCCAATACTCAAACATCAGTATTTTTGATGTGGAAAGTAATGAAGAGTTACACAATATTCTGCAAGGTTTACCGCTTTATCCATATATGGATATCGAGGTGATGGCACTCAACCGCCATCCATCTTCAATCCGTGAAGATGACACCTGA
- a CDS encoding muconate/chloromuconate family cycloisomerase, with protein MYKSVETLLVEIPTIRPHKMAVATMQTQTLVLIKITTEDGIIGWGEATTIGGLGYGEESPESVKTNIDTYFAPLLTSIKDLNVAQTLSLIKRNINGNRFAKCAIQTALLDIQAKRLGLPVSELLGGRLRNSVPVLWVLASGNTEKDIAEAKKMIELKRHNIFKLKIGSRKVQEDVEHVLAIKQALGADVSIRVDVNRAWSELEAIKGIQLLQDGGVDLIEQPCAIENLDAMERLTRRFDVAIMADESLMGPATAYQIAKRNGASVFAVKVAQSGGLIEGCEVAKIAKLAGIDLYGGTMLEGSVGTIASAHAFSTFDNLAYGTELFGPLLLTEEILKTPLRYENFELAIPQGPGLGIELDEDKLDQLRRK; from the coding sequence ATGTATAAATCAGTAGAAACCTTGCTTGTAGAGATCCCAACGATCCGCCCGCACAAAATGGCGGTGGCGACGATGCAAACTCAAACTTTGGTTTTGATCAAAATCACTACTGAAGACGGCATCATTGGTTGGGGTGAAGCGACAACAATTGGTGGCTTAGGCTACGGTGAAGAAAGCCCGGAAAGTGTTAAGACAAATATTGACACTTATTTTGCACCACTCTTGACGTCGATTAAAGATTTAAATGTTGCTCAAACACTAAGTTTGATTAAACGCAACATTAATGGCAACCGTTTTGCAAAATGTGCAATCCAAACTGCCCTGCTTGATATCCAAGCCAAGCGTTTAGGTTTGCCAGTGAGCGAGTTGCTCGGCGGTCGTCTGCGCAACAGCGTGCCGGTGCTTTGGGTATTGGCTTCTGGTAACACTGAAAAAGATATCGCTGAAGCGAAAAAGATGATTGAGCTGAAACGTCACAACATCTTTAAATTGAAAATTGGTTCACGCAAAGTCCAAGAAGATGTTGAGCACGTATTGGCGATCAAACAAGCTCTAGGTGCAGACGTTTCTATCCGCGTTGATGTGAACCGTGCCTGGTCTGAGCTTGAAGCGATCAAAGGTATCCAGTTGTTACAAGACGGTGGTGTAGACCTGATTGAACAACCATGTGCAATTGAAAATTTAGATGCCATGGAGCGTTTAACTCGTCGTTTCGATGTTGCGATTATGGCGGATGAATCCTTGATGGGTCCTGCAACAGCGTACCAAATCGCGAAACGCAATGGCGCATCAGTATTTGCGGTGAAAGTAGCACAATCGGGTGGTCTGATTGAAGGTTGTGAAGTTGCAAAAATCGCCAAATTGGCAGGCATTGACCTTTATGGTGGAACAATGCTAGAAGGTTCTGTAGGCACTATCGCATCTGCGCATGCCTTCTCAACTTTCGATAATTTGGCCTACGGCACTGAACTGTTTGGCCCCCTCTTACTCACCGAAGAAATTTTAAAAACACCGCTTCGTTACGAAAATTTTGAACTTGCAATTCCACAAGGCCCAGGTCTGGGGATTGAGCTAGATGAAGACAAACTTGACCAACTACGTCGTAAGTAA
- a CDS encoding LysR family transcriptional regulator, whose amino-acid sequence MELRHLRYFVAVVEEQSFTKAAEKLFIAQPPLSRQIQNLENELGIQLFERGSRPLQTTPAGQFFYQHAVKLLSNAEEIKSMTKRVGMVERVVTMGFVGSLLYGLLPRIVYLYRQQQPHLQIQLIEMSTKEQIQALKEGKIDVGFGRLRISDPAIRRVLLREERLMVAVHVSHPLSRYEKGVHLSDIVDENIFLYPANPKPNFSTQMRSIFSEYGLEPKNFKEVREIQLALGLVAAGEGISVVPESANTIRFPHLNYIPLLDDAAVSPIFLAIRNMDESEDIRSLFDCIYQVYDLEAIKYDRTVL is encoded by the coding sequence ATGGAACTCAGACATTTACGTTACTTTGTAGCCGTTGTAGAGGAACAAAGCTTTACAAAGGCAGCAGAAAAGCTGTTTATTGCCCAACCGCCACTGAGTCGCCAGATCCAAAATCTGGAAAATGAGTTGGGAATTCAATTATTTGAGCGTGGAAGTCGCCCTTTGCAGACCACTCCAGCAGGCCAGTTTTTCTATCAGCATGCGGTCAAATTGCTGTCGAATGCTGAAGAAATCAAATCGATGACCAAGCGTGTCGGGATGGTTGAACGTGTAGTAACCATGGGATTCGTAGGATCACTGCTTTATGGATTATTACCGAGAATTGTCTACTTATATCGCCAGCAGCAACCACATCTGCAAATTCAGCTCATTGAGATGAGCACCAAAGAACAGATCCAAGCCCTGAAAGAAGGCAAGATCGATGTAGGCTTTGGTCGTTTACGTATTTCTGATCCAGCGATTCGACGTGTGTTGCTGCGTGAAGAACGTTTGATGGTGGCTGTTCATGTCAGTCATCCTTTATCTCGTTATGAAAAAGGTGTTCATCTATCTGATATTGTTGATGAAAATATTTTTCTTTATCCGGCAAATCCAAAACCAAATTTCTCGACACAAATGCGGTCAATCTTTTCTGAATATGGTTTAGAACCCAAAAACTTTAAAGAAGTACGTGAAATTCAGCTGGCTTTAGGTTTGGTGGCTGCTGGAGAAGGGATCAGTGTAGTGCCGGAAAGTGCCAATACTATTCGCTTCCCACACTTAAATTACATCCCGTTATTAGATGATGCTGCGGTGAGTCCGATCTTTCTGGCGATTCGTAATATGGATGAAAGTGAAGATATCCGTTCACTGTTTGACTGTATCTATCAGGTCTACGACCTGGAGGCGATTAAATACGACCGTACGGTTCTTTGA
- a CDS encoding NADPH-dependent 2,4-dienoyl-CoA reductase, with protein MSTFPHLLAPLDLGFTTLKNRVVMGSMHVGLEEAPQGFERMAAFYAERARGGVGLIITGGVAPNEAGVTFPGSSILNQVADVEKHKIITQAVHAEGGKMALQILHTGRYSYQPNLVAPSAIQAPINPVKPKALTIAEIQQTIRDFVYTAQLAQQAGYDGVEIMGSEGYLINEFIAARTNHRDDEWGGCYENRIRFPLEIVRRTRQAVGENFIIIYRLSMLDLVEGGSTLEEVIELAKKIEQAGATIINSGIGWHEARIPTIATKVPRAAFTWVTEKLKGAVSIPLITSNRINTPQMAEHVLASEQADLISMARPMLADPEFVLKASEGRSDEINTCIACNQACLDHIFSKRIATCLVNPRACHETELQFIPAVKTKSIAVVGAGPAGLSFAIYAASRGHQITIYESENQIGGQFNIAKTIPGKEEFHETLRYFKRQIEIQPNIKLQLNHTVTFEELSQSNFDDIVVATGVMPRRLQIEGIDHPKVLSYLQVLKQRVPVGRRVVIIGAGGIGFDTAEYLVHSGESASMNPEKFYAEWGIDPHYQHAGGVQAPHISMAEREIYLLQRKNTAVGSSLGKTTGWIHRMSLKLRHVKMLAGVQYEKIDDDGLHIRINEQSQLLAVDHVVICAGQESYTAMYESLAAAGKQVHLIGGAKEAGELDAKRAIRQGAELAALI; from the coding sequence ATGTCCACTTTCCCTCATTTATTGGCCCCATTGGATTTAGGTTTTACGACATTAAAGAACCGGGTTGTAATGGGTTCTATGCATGTGGGACTTGAGGAGGCACCTCAGGGTTTTGAGCGAATGGCAGCCTTTTATGCTGAACGGGCACGAGGTGGTGTGGGTTTGATTATTACTGGTGGAGTAGCGCCTAACGAAGCAGGGGTGACGTTTCCCGGTAGCAGCATACTCAACCAAGTCGCAGATGTTGAAAAACATAAAATTATTACCCAGGCGGTACATGCAGAAGGCGGTAAAATGGCCCTGCAGATTTTACATACGGGGCGTTATTCTTATCAGCCAAATCTGGTTGCGCCTTCAGCGATTCAAGCCCCCATTAATCCAGTCAAACCCAAAGCGCTAACCATTGCGGAGATTCAGCAAACCATCCGTGATTTTGTTTATACCGCTCAACTTGCTCAACAGGCAGGTTATGATGGGGTCGAAATCATGGGATCAGAGGGTTATCTGATTAATGAATTTATTGCAGCGCGTACTAATCACCGTGATGATGAGTGGGGCGGTTGTTACGAAAACCGGATTCGTTTCCCTTTAGAAATTGTCAGACGTACCCGTCAGGCGGTTGGTGAGAACTTTATCATTATTTACCGCTTATCCATGCTGGATCTGGTTGAAGGCGGCTCTACGCTCGAAGAAGTGATTGAATTAGCCAAAAAGATTGAACAGGCGGGAGCAACCATTATTAATAGTGGGATTGGCTGGCATGAAGCACGTATCCCTACAATTGCAACAAAAGTACCGCGTGCGGCATTCACCTGGGTCACTGAAAAGCTAAAAGGTGCAGTTAGTATTCCTCTTATTACTTCGAACCGGATTAACACCCCACAAATGGCAGAGCATGTGCTTGCTTCAGAACAAGCCGATCTCATTTCGATGGCACGCCCGATGTTGGCTGACCCCGAATTTGTACTGAAGGCCAGTGAAGGTCGAAGTGATGAAATCAACACCTGTATTGCGTGCAATCAGGCCTGTCTAGATCATATTTTTTCTAAACGAATAGCCACTTGTCTGGTCAATCCGCGTGCATGCCATGAAACAGAATTACAATTTATCCCTGCGGTTAAAACAAAATCTATCGCTGTTGTGGGTGCGGGGCCAGCGGGATTAAGTTTTGCGATTTATGCGGCATCGCGTGGGCATCAGATTACGATTTATGAATCTGAAAATCAGATCGGTGGGCAGTTTAATATCGCGAAGACTATTCCGGGTAAAGAAGAATTTCACGAAACGCTGCGTTATTTTAAACGCCAAATCGAAATACAACCGAATATTAAACTGCAACTGAATCATACCGTGACCTTTGAGGAATTGAGCCAGTCAAATTTTGATGACATTGTGGTGGCAACAGGCGTGATGCCAAGGCGGTTGCAGATCGAGGGAATTGACCACCCTAAGGTTTTGTCATATCTGCAAGTGTTGAAGCAGCGAGTACCTGTTGGTCGTCGCGTTGTGATTATTGGTGCTGGTGGGATCGGTTTTGATACGGCTGAATATCTAGTTCATTCAGGTGAAAGTGCTAGTATGAATCCAGAAAAATTTTATGCAGAGTGGGGGATTGATCCTCATTATCAGCATGCCGGAGGCGTACAGGCACCACATATATCAATGGCAGAACGGGAAATTTATTTGCTGCAACGCAAAAATACGGCAGTTGGATCCAGTTTGGGGAAAACGACAGGTTGGATTCATCGTATGAGTTTGAAACTGCGTCATGTCAAAATGCTGGCGGGTGTGCAGTATGAAAAGATTGATGATGACGGACTGCATATCCGTATCAATGAACAGTCGCAGTTACTAGCTGTAGATCATGTGGTGATTTGTGCTGGACAGGAATCTTATACGGCGATGTATGAGTCATTAGCAGCCGCCGGAAAACAGGTTCATTTGATTGGTGGCGCAAAAGAAGCCGGCGAGCTGGATGCGAAACGGGCGATCCGTCAAGGGGCTGAACTGGCTGCTCTGATATGA